atcaccactgaatcatacattaaggtcatgcgaataaaggaaatgatcattgaaaaagaagctcttgattgttacacaaattctccttgtcagtaccttaagAAATGCAAAGAGAACAGTTAGGGAAATCTGTACTGATGATAGGGTATGAGGTGTTACGCTGTTTGCATGACTTTGTTGGAAAGCTGCAGTTGTACTCATCACATGTATAGTAAATCTGTACTGATGATAGGGTATGAGGTGTTACGCTGTTTGCATGACTTTGTTGGAAAGCTGCAGTTGTACTCATCACATGTATAGTACAAGCACCTTTGTAAGAGATGACTAAACTTGTTCCCTTttaatcttaaaatattttgcttaattttatcTTCTAACTTTTGATAtgtatttttatcaaatgaatataCACATTTATCTGTTTATGATGGTCAGCTGAGCGTTTTCGACcaacaaatgattacatatcaAAGATACTAACAATTAACTGTAAACCGGTCCAGCAAATATTAATCAAGATAGTATTTATAGGACACCACAAGTTATTAACGATTCGATAGGAATTCGTGGTTGATGCAGAGTTCAGGGTTGGAGAAGCTAAATCACAGAAATATCTTTTAACATCTTACttatgtttgtttattaattaCTCTGCGGATTACATTTTAATAATACGTTCCCTACTTTACTTGGGAcgaaatgattaaaaatgttataaacaaTGAAAGAGCTTCCAACACTCAACACTATACCAACCCAATGGTAGGCATTGAGGCAGCATTGAAAGCGTCCGATACGAAACGATGAACCAAACACGACTTTCCCACACCAGCATCCTGCAGAAAAACACATTAAATTCACCAACCAACAGACAAAATTAACCTTTACGTAATGAGTGTAACAACTATACAATTTCATTGATCCGAAAGctcgaattttctttcaatatgTCCCTCGACTTACCCCAAGAAGGCAGAGTTTTATTTCTCTGATGGCCCCTCCAGGACCACTGTAGGTTCGATGCATGATCCGAAACAATCGATATCTGTATGTCGTCTTTGTCAACAGCTCATTTTCCTTTCCAAGTCAGCAACACTTCGATGCTTTGCATTAATATCTCACAAGGAGGAAGAACCTTTTGTGGGAGCTGGGAAGGACTATGTGTCATCTTGCATTGTGGGATTGTGATGATTTTTAATATGGCGGCAAAACGAGATAAGGTAATTCTCCATAAACGTCAAATGTCTTTCTTCGCAGTTTGTACCTTTTTACTACTTAGTTAACTTGAGAtatatttttacatcacagcatACGACGCTTAACTGGAAACCTGTTCAAAGGAAGCCATTGTAAGTGGGAAACAGCAATTTATCTCGTTGCTATGTTAGTGTTTCCGTCACGCAAAATTTATTGTAAACAAAATgcaatttgcaaaataatttttgtaatattAAGGTTGTGTCTGCTTTGCTTCAGATTAATGTAGTGTATgcgtttttctttatttaaaagtgACAATAGCCGCGTTATCCGATTCAAGTGCTCACTTCAGAACACCATTATAGATGTACTTCGCTCAAAGGGTTGGACTGAAGTGCGAGAGTAAGTTATTCTTCATATTTATGTTAAATATACATTGCATTTACCGGTACCTGTAGTTTGACGGTACATCATTTCGGGTAGATATTTAGCTCTTATGCTTGGTGCAAAATTTCCTGGTCTTCATGGTAACGAGTGCCTTTGCAGAGGTACTAGAAAATATACGACTTTGCAATTTGCATGCAATACCCCAGCCACGTCAAAGAAGTGTAGTTAAAATTCTTTGTTAGAAAGTCCCAGGAATCCCATAGTTACCATAACCCTTTGTAGTTTGTTAGTTACTTAACTTCAAGTCCTCGTCATACATCTATGCACTTTACGCCTTGGCAAAAGAACACCATTACTTTCTGTGGGTTACTGGGTGGTCAAGCTGCCCTCATGTCTAGCCTCTGTCCCTCATTTCCCTTTCTACAGTTTTCCTCCAAGTTTCCTGAGGAGGACCACTCTATCATTGCTGTTGGGTGTCTATGGAAGGGCAACTCTGGGCTGGGCTGATTGGGGCATTTGGAGAACATGGTCAATCCATCTGCATCACCAGAATTGCTGAGTGATGGGTTTTGTACCCGCAGTTTTGTGCAGCTCAGTGTCAGAGATAATGTTAGGCAAAAAAGATTCAAAGAATTCTTTGCAGGCATCAGTTCTTGAAGTTATCCTTTGTACTCTGTCACAGTTCTTTGCTCCACCTCACTGTCAcctccccctctcctccctctTTTCTAAGCTCATTATCTGTAGACATGTTTGAAGTTAATATTCTTTTCATGAACAGGGAAGGTGAATGGGATTTTTACTGGTGTGATGTTGGCTGGATGAGAGAATACTTTGACCATACTTATATGGATGAACATGTCAAGATCTGCCATTTTAGGAACCATTATGAGGTGAACTTAGTTACAATTATAACTACTGCATTATTAGGAATTACTGCTAGTCAAGTAATTTAAGATTTCTCTGTGAAAACTTGTGGAGTGTTAGTAGTTCTGAGTTCTTTTGACTGCCCTTAATTCCTatgatctcattagtaattttccttactgtctgctgtacaattcttgtGACATTAGCTTGGAGAATTAGGTATTGGGTCAACTAATAATGACCCCCAATTGGTATTcttcattattctcatcacttgtctacttaaaattatattgatattgtgcGGAGAAATTCTGGCTAATGGCCACTTATGAGAGTTAAAGAGACATTGAGACTTAATATCTAAACATATTactattgatatttttcctgtggaaaataatttttcccgCAAAGCAACTAGAAGGCTTTTCATGGGTAATTCACTCTAATTCACACAAAAAAAGTGATGTCAAAATTTTATGACACCCCAGCAATGACCAATTTTCATCAAGACAATGGCAGATATACATGATATTTAATTACTTCTCATCAATGACAGTTGACACGGAAGAATCTCATGGCAAAGAATCTTAAAAGACTGAAGAAACAGCTTGAGAGAGAATATGGGAAACTGGAAGCTGCCAAGTATCCTTTTtgatgtgaattttttttttcttgaaaagttgTGTCAATTAGTGCTTTGTACAACAGAATATGAACTGTGCTTTTAGCATCTAGAGAGAGACTGAGTTTAATAGATGTGCACAATGGTATGACAGTAATTTGAGTGGATATAGTTGACTCTGGATAGTTAAAATGATGAAACTGTAAAAATAAGTTTCTCTACTGTATCTgtaattacaaaattacaaggGTAGCCTTTGTAGGAATCTCATTGGGAACCACAGATCATTGCTCTCTtatatggcaaaaaaaaaaagtgaggaTTTTACTAGATATTTCAACATTTGTAGTCTTTTTGGAATTCGAATTATAGTAGCCTTTCATTATACAAAAAGCTGCATTTCTACAAACTGATTACCAAGATTGCAGGAGTTTTTTTACTTCttactttcttaatttttggtAATGTTGTATGACTGTGTAAAAATTTTAGTAGAATATGTCCATACTTTTTAGTTCTTAACTGCAACTAGGTGTGACTTTTTCCCAACAACATTTGAGCTTCCTGTAAGTTTTaagtctttttatgtttataGTTAGTACTAATTGCAATGATCTTTTCATGGCTATTCAGTGAATGATTTAATTTTGACAGAAATTTTTAATGTATTATTTTCAGATCAAATGTCTTGTAAATAGTCTCAGCTTATTAGAAGCTTAGTTCTTTCCATTTTATGTGTGAGAATGTGGTGGTCTGGTGGTGAATGTGGTTAATTAGCActctgtgttgtgtttttgggtGAGCCACTCTCACATTGCCTCTTCCCACTGAAGagtatatttaacaaatagattccaagttgccatgcgtctgttcagtgatagatcacagatgacatcaaaatgtggtaagaacaaaaaagtggcacacaaggcacagccaaacagatgcacagcaacttggaatctatttgttttatataataaataattaaatatacgggaaaaagttttaatgacgACAccatctatacgtctgtcctccaatagatcataagtgagaactaatcagaatgcgtgcataactgagcttattatataatttggTATTTTAAACCTTTCTTGGATATAGGAGATATAATTGTTGTAGTGTTACCTGTGATGCACTAGCATAGACCTTGAccaaacagaaaatcaaaatgaatacTAAATGCcacatggaaaaaaaaccaaccaaacaaacagacaaataaCCTCTAGCCATGATTGGAGCTTCCACTGAACTGATTTGACCCTCTTTGAATTTCTTTGCTCTGACttactctgattggctatcatTTTAGATGGAGTATCACATATTTGTAGAAGAATTTAAGAGAAACCCTGGTACAACATGGATCATGAAGCCTGTAAGTTTAAGTGTTATTAAATGTATCCTGATTTATTCTTTCATAGTTTCTGTTGGTTCTTGAGACTGTGAGGGGTTGGACTCAGGAGTGAAAGTCAATTACTATGTGGTGCGATCTCCTGCATAACAATAATTCTGAAAAGTGCTTCAGTGTCCTTAGAGAGGCTGAGAATTTGTCAAATTAGTATAAGTCACATCAGAATTGAGTGAGGAGGTGTTTGTGAGTCATGTAGTATATTCACTTTTTGAAAGCTGATTGATCAGTTGCAGTGTTTTTAAACCACATcacttaaaaatgaatttatttgtgTCACTCCAGGTAGGGAAGTCTCAAGGAAAGGAATCTTCTTGTTTAGAAGGTTAAAAGATATCATGGACTGGAGGAAGGTTTACTATTACTTATGCAAAATTATTAAGAAGTATCAGAGAACAGTTAGAGGTAGACTTCCTGTAAAAGCCACATCTATACAACAGCACATTACAATGGCCATTTTTTCACTGTAGCATCACTGAGTGACAAACAGACTTATTgcaaaatgattcaaaattaGCTCATGCAGGAAAAGCAGATAGTCACTATCACAGAGTAAGTGATGGACTtactcattttgttttcatttttgaaacatttttacttgGCCTAAGACATCAATCTTTGGCTTTCTTATTGAGTGTTCTGAGTATGCAACATGTACTGTACATGCTGTCAGTAATAAGGGTTTTCTTCCAttagtgatttcaaaatttttactttgtgtGAGACTACTTTTATTTCTGTATCAATTGCTCGTTGTTCCTTTTATTTAGGGAAAGATCCTTATCGAGGCAGCCAGTGGTCAGATGAAAGGGTGAGTTAAggtggttgaaattttttttttttagcttcacTTCTCTTTGCCTTTTGCAGTAGTCTTGGCTGACCATCATAGTGTCCACTGGATGAGTCGTTTGAAACCCCATTTTACCCTCCTTTCCTTGTGGACTTTAAAATGGGCGATTATAGGGTTTGAATACTAAGACTGAACCCAGTGTTAACCCTCTCCATCATTTTATTTCTCCctctcttctctttctcttctggATTCTTCAATTACCAAGATCTGGATTGGTAATTTTCCtatctagctgctacacatatattcataaattagtaatgagagaatttggtgttcgtGTGTAGATCATCAAGAATAAAAACTTCCTAGCTATAAGTTTGAACAATTTGCATAATCTGTTTGCTAGGATTGAATTTGGTTATTATAGgtagaagttaaatgttaatcacttctgggaggtaaagggttaatataattttgatgagggtttttatattattttgtgaaataatCATAGTACTAATTATAATTATGAATTTCCTGTTTTACTCTGACTTcagaaagatgaaaaagaacCACCAGAGTCTTTATATTGTTCAGCGTTTAGGTTTGAGGATCCTTATTTACTTGGGGGGGGTAAGTGAGAGTAATTACATTTTAAACACATTATTGCAATGGTTTCAATAATCCCTGAATGAGTTCATGTACCTCAGTTCTTTGAACTGATTTGCCATTCACAAAACTGTTATTGTTCTTGGTTTTACTGTTTCTCCTGGCAACATGACTTCCTAAGTACAGGAAAGCCTTGTTGTTAGGAACT
This region of Pocillopora verrucosa isolate sample1 chromosome 3, ASM3666991v2, whole genome shotgun sequence genomic DNA includes:
- the LOC131785748 gene encoding LOW QUALITY PROTEIN: probable tubulin polyglutamylase TTLL9 (The sequence of the model RefSeq protein was modified relative to this genomic sequence to represent the inferred CDS: inserted 1 base in 1 codon; substituted 1 base at 1 genomic stop codon), which encodes MSSLSTAHFPFQVSNTSMLCINISQGGRTFCGSWEGLCVILHCGIVMIFNMAAKRDKHTTLNWKPVQRKPFDNSRVIRFKCSLQNTIIDVLRSKGWTEVREEGEWDFYWCDVGWMREYFDHTYMDEHVKICHFRNHYELTRKNLMAKNLKRLKKQLEREYGKLEAAKCDFFPTTFELPMEYHIFVEEFKRNPGTTWIMKPVSLISRKGIFLFRRLKDIMDWRKEDPYRGSQWSDERKDEKEPPESLYCSAFRFEDPYLLGGGKFDLRVYVIVTSYAPCAAWLYREGFARFQIHRFSLDAIEXTDVHLTNVAIQKTAPDYDAEKGCKWSLQQLRRYLVAKHGLEKVETLVRDMDNIYIKSIQAVQKIMINDKHCFELYGYDILVDSKLKPWLIEVNASPSLTASSQSDYELKXRLLEDMLHIVDMENRLTGREKRVGGFDLMWNDGPVYMDDTSGADCIPNPPYPTNTFLGCDNSDRDKQLKQVFKNAQAIKKT